A part of Haliotis asinina isolate JCU_RB_2024 chromosome 10, JCU_Hal_asi_v2, whole genome shotgun sequence genomic DNA contains:
- the LOC137298332 gene encoding juxtaposed with another zinc finger protein 1-like, which produces MAVFLVNNCAFPGCGLTFTSLADLIQHIEDIHIDTDPRALEKQELQQPSALALSYVLRFFTEAAKKENADPFRKRVRPQSPAMSLPSSTPTGSEIDEEEVRSDDEEDSNDSWTTQEEFSSDTILSMMGSKDQEGDKPFACPVPGCKKRYKNINGIKYHARHGHKREAKIVVKKSYKCFCGKSYKTVQGLRNHSTQQHQTVDMGSSQTATIAQSLSLKTQYTPTSVLKTIANNTTIDALLLSTSTQSAVKLPQNVLQSAVSTAQTVRSPLTTVAMTIVQAANENTPTLSSVTPMQLVSQSSPALSVAIATPSATAKIE; this is translated from the exons ATGGCGGTGTTCCTGGTAAATAACTGTGCATTTCCAGGTTGTGGACTGACATTTACATCCCTTGCAGATCTAATCCAACACATCGAGGATATACATATAG ATACGGACCCTCGTGCATTAGAGAAACAGGAACTCCAACAGCCATCAGCTCTCGCCCTTAGTTACGTCTTGAG ATTCTTCACAGAGGCAGCCAAGAAAGAGAATGCTGACCCCTTCAGGAAAAGAGTTCGTCCCCAGTCACCAGCCATGTCCCTCCCCAGCAGCACTCCAACCG GGAGTGAGATAGACGAGGAGGAGGTACGGAGTGATGACGAAGAGGACAGTAACGACTCATGGACTACACAGGAGGAGTTCTCCTCAGACACAATACTCAG CATGATGGGCAGTAAGGACCAGGAGGGAGACAAGCCGTTCGCCTGCCCTGTCCCGGGCTGTAAGAAACGCTACAAGAACATCAATGGGATCAAGTATCACGCAAGACACGGCCACAAGAGGGAGGCCAAGATAGT TGTGAAAAAGTCATACAAATGTTTTTGTGGGAAAAGTTACAAGACGGTCCAAGGCCTTCGGAACCACAGCACTCAGCAGCACCAGACAGTAGACATGGGCAGCAGTCAGACAGCCACCATTGCTCAGTCTCTGAGCCTCAAGACTCAGTACACCCCCACAAGTGTTCTCAAGACAATTGCCAACAACACCACCATTGACGCTCTCCTTCTGTCAACATCTACACAGTCAGCAGTCAAACTTCCTCAAAATGTCCTCCAATCTGCAGTGTCCACAGCTCAGACAGTTCGCAGTCCCTTGACAACTGTTGCTATGACAATTGTACAAGCAGCTAATGAAAATACTCCCacattgtcttcagtaacccctaTGCAACTTGTCAGCCAGTCATCCCCAGCATTATCTGTTGCCATAGCAACCCCATCAGCTACAGCTAAAATTGAATAA